CAATCGAATTTCAAACAAAACAGGATCATCATGAAAGGGAAAAATATGCTACTTGAAAAAATTCAGAACCGGACAGCTCAAATAGGGATTATCGGTCTTGGCTATGTCGGCCTGCCCCTGGTCAGAGAGTTTCATCGAAGCGGTTTTCAGGTGACCGGCTTTGATGTGGATCAGACCAAGGTGGATGCGCTGAAATCCGGAAGGAGTTATATCAGGCACATTCCTTCAGAAATGATCGGGGGAATGATTGCTGACGGACGATTTCAGGCCACGACGGATTTTTCCCGATTAACCGAGCAGGATGCGATCGTTATCTGTGTCCCGACCCCTCTCAATGTTAACCGGGAGCCTGATATGTCGTATGTCTTTGGTACAACCAGGACAATCGCCAGATATCTGAAGAAGGGGCAATTGGTTGTTCTGGAAAGTACCACTTATCCGGGGACCACGGATGAAGATATGCGGGCCATTCTGGAAAATACGGACCTTCATGCCGGATATGACTTTTATCTGGCCTTCTCCCCCGAACGGGAGGACCCGAATAATTCCAAATACT
This window of the bacterium genome carries:
- a CDS encoding NAD(P)-binding domain-containing protein, whose protein sequence is MLLEKIQNRTAQIGIIGLGYVGLPLVREFHRSGFQVTGFDVDQTKVDALKSGRSYIRHIPSEMIGGMIADGRFQATTDFSRLTEQDAIVICVPTPLNVNREPDMSYVFGTTRTIARYLKKGQLVVLESTTYPGTTDEDMRAILENTDLHAGYDFYLAFSPEREDPNNSKY